In the genome of Augochlora pura isolate Apur16 chromosome 8, APUR_v2.2.1, whole genome shotgun sequence, one region contains:
- the Dom gene encoding domino helicase isoform X1: MSDKQSAPILPPLNGGGGNNGGGNGGTQQQTVSLQQVLATAQGLNVLTTGAGQQFVITSQVPGLTQVIPSNATTNSNIQQVGVTRLVNISSTPPRASTVGVAGASGSPLPSPSRQNSPKVVLATSPKLVRTSIGNMFVAPTSQASMQSPPARKKLKLADSTEKPIMCIDDAVGYRRRIMEHKMKRMRAIREKYAENASELFFLHAGGNMMDFQTWKKRQPSPQYLHFLRQNRLDPDDDDEDLTVPLPVISEIPLTPTVAPTVSSIVSVNQCPDVKISSINVTPVAVSTTLPAAVAQLNQQGSAPVISSSPKQVTTTVTAASAAAAAAPVAEKLSTTVTTVTTTTTTTTSTITVASTPIPTPTLTATVTTTASKMSTAPTSTSSTTPVIKLVKLPASNSTCDITNNQEQIVEKAKQEAYVMQRIAELQREGLWSERRLPKVQEPPRTKAHWDYLLEEMVWLAADFAQERKWKKAAAKKCARMVQKYFQEKAIQAQKAEKSQELRLKKIASFIAKEIKTFWTNVEKLVEYKQQTRLEEKRKQALDQHLNFIVGQTEKYSTWLTEGLNKTDGPQSIPASINSSRISSPVPPGKSHSDEDFQPNQSSDDDEETIAKAEEELKSVTNHKEEVELLKRESEIPLEDLLKDLPPDYLEDRKKNLSPSKEIANEGNDEKTTDGDTDFVAASDESSDEEETIMEQEKLEENADYKQELDDLKAENEMSIDELMNKYGNMSEAPMDVDQELGQDTDKESTKEEEGQENDEESISSENESEESDNEVGERESQTQSDNETDVGLKSLLEDISMEKSTDGKAAELDHSDAHDEMDNVAALAESIQPKGNTLLTTSVVTKIPFLLKHSLREYQHIGLDWLVTMYERKLNGILADEMGLGKTIQTIALLAHLACEKGNWGPHLIIVPTSVMLNWEMECKKWCPGFKILTYYGTQKERKQKRTGWTKPNAFHICITSYKLVIQDHQSFRRKKWKYLILDEAQNIKNFKSQRWQLLLNFQTQRRLLLTGTPLQNNLMELWSLMHFLMPNVFQSHREFKEWFSNPVTGMIEGNSEYNENIIRRLHKVLRPFLLRRLKTEVEKQLPKKYEHVVMCRLSKRQRYLYDDFMSRAKTKETLASGNLLSVINVLMQLRKVCNHPNLFEVRPTVSPFQMEAIEFVTASLVWNVLDYDPFKHIDLSSMNLLLCDLELSLTAFVAHRVRRIQTPRKLIEEIDSQPDPPPRCPAGKIKINVRLSNQAKPASTPQQTQTKLKNFAGILPSTRVGTSPLIKTLNNQSTAGQGVTLRVSGGQQLQGYSVQLVQHQGSVKAIPVGTLAHNPQSTTVTPSTAATNAQRITVGNANIKDGLQRLTTQTVTVKQGDSVQRIAVPSFAQLVQTSTGRHIILTSNQQNTNTVSFPVISPSGQRLTVLSKSLMGISTSATTVNKVVGGMVTTSSGTSGRPVMRVPPLNVTGSQSQPSTGNGQSPQQSIRCGIVTRHAQKESEKAQTKERPKSEFHLPQLEEERKQRRQDKLRLISNINERRCAACPLYGEDLFMALRIGKPSTACRWHNGWVHCASAKDNVRTRRQFFSRTEALAEAINSTEQIVEELKEVFERFVVHVPAVCAPTPRFHVSHPPPYKLFAQRRMQMALQRYLSPKFALFHPVASAMMTQFPDPRLIQYDCGKLQSLDRLLRKLKSDNHRVLIFTQMTRMLDVLEAFLNFHGHIYLRLDGTTRVDQRQVLMERFNGDKRIFCFILSTRSGGVGVNLTGADTVIFYDSDWNPTMDAQAQDRCHRIGQTRDVHIYRLVSEKTVEENILKKANQKRLLGDLAIEGGNFTTAYFKSSTIQDLFNIDQTENDASARMAEVLEQNKDRDKFLQKEGLGQNVDDKVAMGALETALAAAEEDLDVQAAKTAKAEAVADLAEFDENIPLDEAEKDDMQVSKAELEVQNLVSQLTPIERYAMKFVEESEGAFSAAQLAAAERELEEQKKEWELDRLRALREEEERRMRLADDDEKPLTFGREDAQNQVNNASNSKKLVSKKLPANSRGRRRRSSRRNNSKSAQESESESESTTESESESQEDAVEDSLDEESSHTESQSQGDEDDEEEEDEANDSERGGYPKRKNRSNKSFNQNHFDLNSPRTRSRGNVKINLWTLDVSPILPGIKPKCRGRASNMRKQRELEMRMKAEESFALPLPPSSSPKKLNASGRSDDEYRAANPKEDTDLKRIEANSKLSSSRSSTESVEDRKTIVNHCDAASSSRTNNKMDAQKDKDDFSYVSNSSEAESCAQLDESVSSGHQEEFSDEKVDDEETQDRINFTGYESAEQSNCADGADSSGEVENPDTSLLSQAEVTCSSAAESGTLKMISDSDLTQEINVSESLITAPFKSSTILQEANETTTKSSTDKLISLTLENPVISEADQDSTKKLELESNIADENNSDKRAESPVESNERSNESTVSDVKDESVNDNVYTSVIETSSSQNIGSEEEEEKEESRTKFNEEGTGSDENKQTQSSVDVSESGDTVESDSSLEIKLKSRKTETVSYGVTTRSGKINFTVEITESKDAFSEPGYPDSNVPKHNQENENSNISKKEASKVAPIKRPDTPRPLEQGRITRSSAGRSLTPPPSNSPSKSAPRRHQPDIPLTEGSKLSPRPVTRSSSNVNSPVRNEEQNVSSYEKPTTRSSKSLDNGFLCPAPSEMKDTGSPTAKPKKTLTEVVAPVNTSTLRKRPDTPVPTFEQVSRVTRSGLNFTLNSGKSSSPNHVAAPLKSNKHIRKTDTEAKAQEFLSPTKTLADTLSTDSNGNAVASEEFGKQDDSGFTEINEKPQRTAKVVAILTLDTRSNHSSKASSSVKTNSTDNKSLGKKNDSTTSPDKNCLLRISDVTSNCKLDGWCGTGLDNAPAVLTSVASTYASGKTGKATVSKAGSPLNSKLKTEKILPVIALVDLDNDSSYDSSDGSKRLRRKIKRNRLTSFSKPLSGKVEVEDKLDEQEEQIPPTKKSIRSQLSPSSSSSPPPTSQTAQLGKITSGTVS, from the exons ATGAGCGATAAGCAGTCTGCACCTATTTTGCCACCCCTTAATGGGGGTGGAGGAAATAATGGGGGAGGCAATGGCGGTACACAGCAACAAACTGTTAGTTTGCAGCAAGTACTTGCCACTGCCCAGGGGCTCAATGTCCTCACCACTGGTGCTGGGCAGCAGTTTGTTATTACTTCCCAGGTTCCTGGTCTTACACAg GTTATACCAAGCAATGCAACAACAAACTCTAATATTCAACAAGTCGGTGTTACAAGACTTGTTAATATTAGCAGTACTCCACCACGTGCGAGTACTGTGGGAGTTGCAGGTGCTAGTGGTTCACCTCTTCCCTCTCCGTCTCGACAGAATTCACCTAAAGTTGTTCTAGCAACGTCTCCGAAACTTGTTAGAACCTCTATTGGCAACATGTTCGTTGCTCCAACATCTCAAGCTTCTATGCAGTCCCCGCCAGCGAGGAAAAAGTTGAAGTTAGCAGACTCTACCGAGAAGCCTATTATGTGTATAGACGATGCTGTGGGCTATAGAAGAAGAATTATGGAACACAAGATGAAGAGAATGCGTGCAATAAGGGAGAAATATGCTGAAAACGCATCCGAATTGTTCTTTCTACATGCCGGTGGCAATATGATGGATTTTCAAACTTGGAAGAAGAGACAACCGTCACCTCagtatttgcattttttacGGCAAAATAGATTAGATccggacgacgacgatgaaGATTTAACAGTGCCACTGCCAGTAATATCAGAAATTCCATTAACACCGACTGTTGCACCAACTGTCTCTTCAATAGTTTCTGTGAATCAGTGTCCTGACGTAAAAATTTCTAGTATAAACGTTACGCCAGTTGCAGTGTCTACAACCTTACCTGCTGCAGTAGCTCAACTTAATCAACAAG GTAGTGCACCAGTAATTTCGAGTTCCCCAAAACAAGTAACAACTACAGTAACAGCAGcatcagcagcagcagcagcagcaccagTTGCAGAAAAACTATCTACAACAGTTACTACAGTCACAACCACTACCACGACTACTACTTCGACTATAACTGTTGCTTCTACTCCCATTCCTACTCCTACTCTTACCGCAACGGTCACTACCACAGCATCAAAAATGTCTACTGCGCCTACTAGTACTTCCTCTACTACACCAGTTATAAAGCTTGTTAAATTACCAGCCTCTAATTCAACATGTGATATCACAAATAATCAAGAACAAATTGTAGAAAAAGCAAAACAG GAAGCATATGTTATGCAAAGGATTGCCGAATTGCAGCGCGAAGGGTTATGGTCGGAGAGAAGATTACCTAAAGTGCAAGAACCACCTCGTACGAAAGCTCATTGGGACTACTTGTTAGAGGAAATGGTCTGGTTGGCTGCTGATTTTGCTCAAGAACGGAAATGGAAGAAAGCGGCGGCGAAAAAGTGCGCGCGCAtggttcaaaaatatttccaggAGAAAGCAATTCAAGCACAAAAGGCCGAGAAGTCTCAAGAGCTTAGACTGAAGAAGATCGCTAGTTTTATAGCCAAGGAAATCAAAACTTTCTGGACGAACGTGGAAAAG TTGGTGGAGTATAAGCAACAGACAAGACTGGAAGAGAAAAGGAAACAGGCGTTGGATCAGCACTTAAATTTTATCGTTGGacaaactgaaaaatattcaacgtgGTTGACAGAGGGACTCAATAAAACGGACGGTCCACAAAGTATTCCGGCGTCCATTAATAGTTCACGGATATCTTCTCCAGTTCCGCCTGGCAAATCTCATTCTGATG AGGACTTTCAACCGAATCAAAGTTcagacgacgacgaggaaaCTATAGCAAAGGCAGAGGAAGAATTGAAATCTGTGACGAATCACAAGGAAGAggttgaattattaaaaagagaatCGGAAATTCCATTGGAAGACCTTCTGAAAGATTTGCCTCCCGATTACTTAgaagatagaaagaaaaatttgtctcCGTCAAAAGAAATTGCTAACGAA GGTAACGATGAAAAGACCACAGACGGCGATACAGATTTTGTTGCGGCCTCGGACGAATCTTCAGACGAAGAAGAAACTATAATGGAACAAgagaaattggaagaaaaCGCGGACTACAAACAAGAATTGGATGATCTCAAA GCTGAAAATGAAATGTCTATCGATGAacttatgaataaatatggcAATATGTCGGAAGCTCCAATGGATGTTGATCAAGAACTTGGGCAAG atACTGATAAAGAAAGCACAAAGGAAGAAGAGGGGCAGGAAAACGATGAGGAATCTATCAGCAGCGAAAATGAAAGTGAAGAAAGCGATAACGAAGTCGGCGAAAGGGAGTCTCAAACGCAAAGCGACAATGAAACTGATGTCGGACTGAAATCTCTTTTGGAAGATATTTCTATGGAAAAATCTACAGACGGCAAGGCTGCAGAATTGGATCATTCGGATGCTCACGATGAAATGGACAATGTGGCTGCATTGGCAGAAAGTATTCAACCCAAGGGAAACACTTTACTGACTACTAGC GTTGTTACTAAAATTCCGTTCCTTTTGAAACACTCTCTCCGGGAATACCAACACATAGGTTTGGATTGGCTTGTGACTATGTAcgaaagaaaactaaacggTATTTTGGCAGACGAAATGGGTTTAGGTAAAACGATACAAACGATTGCCTTACTTGCACACTTGGCATGTGAGAAAGGTAACTGGGGCCCGCATCTTATAATAGTACCAACCTCTGTAATGCTTAATTGGGAAATGGAATGCAAGAAATGGTGTCCCGGTTTCAAGATTTTGACGTACTACGGAAcgcagaaagaaagaaaacaaaaaagaacaG GTTGGACAAAACCCAATGCTTTTCACATATGTATCACATCGTATAAATTAGTTATTCAAGATCATCAAAGCTTTAGAAGGAAAAAATGGAAGTATCTTATATTGGACGAAgctcaaaatataaaaaattttaaatcacaAAGATGGCAATtgttattgaattttcaaacgcAACG aCGACTGTTACTAACGGGCACGCCACTTCAAAATAATCTTATGGAACTTTGGTCTCTgatgcattttttaatgccAAATGTATTTCAGTCACATAGAGAATTCAAAGAGTGGTTTAGCAATCCCGTCACAGGCATGATTGAAGGAAACAGTGAATACAATGAAAACATTATTCGTCGTCTACATAAG GTTTTACGGCCATTTTTATTACGGAGATTGAAAACAGAAGTAGAAAAGCAATTGCCTAAAAAATATGAGCATGTGGTGATGTGCCGTTTGTCGAAACGACAGCGATATCTGTACGATGATTTCATGTCTCGAGCAAA aacaaagGAGACTTTGGCTAGTGGTAATCTATTAAGCGTCATCAACGTGTTGATGCAGTTACGTAAAGTCTGCAATCATCCGAACTTGTTTGAAGTGAGGCCGACAGTTTCCCCTTTTCAAATGGAAGCTATCGAATTTGTTACTGCTTCGTTGGTATGGAATGTTCTTGATTACGATCCATTTAAG cATATCGACTTATCTAGTATGAATCTTCTTTTATGCGATTTGGAACTGTCACTTACTGCTTTCGTTGCGCATAGAGTAAGACGAATACAAACGCCACGAAAGCTTATAGAGGAAATAGACTCCCAACCGGATCCACCGCCAAGATGTCCAgctggaaaaattaaaattaatgtccGACTATCCAATCAAGCCAAACCAGCGTCTACACCGCAGCAAActcaaacaaaattaaaaaatttcgctGGTATCTTACCTAGTACTCGCGTTGGAACATCTCCcctaattaaaacattaaataatcaaaGCACTGCGGGACAAG GTGTCACGTTGAGGGTATCGGGTGGTCAACAATTACAGGGATATTCAGTTCAATTAGTTCAGCATCAGGGCAGTGTAAAAG CCATCCCTGTTGGAACACTAGCACATAACCCACAAAGTACAACAGTGACACCAAGTACAGCAGCAACGAATGCACAGAGGATTACAGTAGGGAATGCGAATATCAAAGATGGACTGCAACGACTAACCACGCAGACAGTCACAGTTAAACAAGGTGATTCCGTCCAAAGAATAGCAGTGCCTAGTTTTGCACAGCTGGTTCAAACATCTACTGGTAGACATATCATTCTGACTTCGAATCAGCAAAACACTAACACAG TTTCCTTCCCAGTAATTTCTCCAAGCGGACAACGCTTGACGGTTTTATCAAAATCTTTGATGGGCATATCTACTTCGGCAACTACGGTGAACAAAGTTGTTGGAGGGATGGTTACGACGTCGAGTGGAACCAGTGGTAGACCCGTGATGAGAGTACCACCTCTGAATGTCACTGGTTCCCAGTCACAGCCCTCGACTGGTAATGGGCAATCTCCTCAGCAATCCATTCGTTGTGGTATTGTTACTAGACACGCACAAAAGGAGTCTGAAAAGGCACAAACGAAGGAACGTCCTAAGTCCGAATTTCATTTG CCTCAGTTGGAAGAGGAGCGAAAGCAAAGGAGGCAAGACAAGCTCCGTCTTATCTCGAATATCAATGAAAGAAGATGCGCAGCGTGTCCTCTGTACGGTGAAGACTTGTTCATGGCGTTACGGATTGGTAAACCATCTACAGCTTGTCGATGGCACAATGGATGGGTTCATTGCGCATCTGCCAAAGATAACGTTCGTACCCGCAGGCAATTCTTTTCCCGTACAGAAGCACTGGCGGAAGCAATCAACAGTACAGAACAAATCGTAGAAGAGCTTAAAGAAGTTTTTGAAAG GTTTGTTGTTCATGTTCCTGCTGTGTGCGCACCCACGCCACGTTTTCACGTTTCTCATCCACCTCCATACAAATTGTTCGCCCAGAGGCGTATGCAAATGGCGTTGCAACGTTATTTGTCGCCAAAATTCGCATTGTTCCATCCAGTAGCTAGTGCAATGATGACCCAGTTCCCAGATCCTCGACTGATACAGTATGACTGTGGAAAACTACAATCCCTGGATCGACTTCTTAGGAAGCTGAAATCAGACAACCATagagttttaatttttacacaaaTGACAAGAATGTTGGACGTTTTAGAAGCTTTCCTTAATTTCCACGGCCATATATATTTGCGTTTAGACGGTACCACCAGGGTGGATCAACGACAG GTTTTAATGGAACGATTCAATGGCGACAAACGAATATTCTGTTTCATCTTGTCGACAAGGTCTGGAGGCGTGGGCGTGAATCTTACAGGCGCCGATAccgttatattttatgacagCGATTGGAATCCCACCATGGATGCCCAAGCGCAGGATAGGTGTCATAGAATAGGTCAGACACGGGATGTACATATCTACAG gTTAGTAAGTGAAAAGACTgtggaagaaaatattctaaagaAGGCCAATCAGAAGCGATTGCTTGGAGACTTGGCTATCGAGGGAGGCAACTTCACGACTGCTTACTTTAAGAGc TCTACCATCCAAGATCTCTTCAACATCGATCAAACAGAGAACGATGCTTCGGCGCGAATGGCGGAGGTGTTGGAACAGAACAAAGATCGTGACAAATTCCTGCAGAAGGAAGGTCTAGGTCAAAATGTGGATGACAAGGTGGCGATGGGAGCGTTAGAGACTGCACTCGCTGCTGCTGAAGAGGATCTTGACGTTCAAGCAGCGAAAACTGCCAAGGCGGAAGCTGTTGCTGATCTAGCAGAGTTCGATGAGAATATACCTTTGGACGAGGCGGAGAAGGACGACATGCAAGTCAGCAAAGCTGAACTTGAGGTGCAGAACCTGGTGTCTCAG CTTACACCCATAGAACGTTACGCGATGAAATTTGTGGAAGAGTCTGAGGGCGCATTCTCGGCAGCTCAGCTAGCGGCTGCAGAACGTGAGCTAGAAGAGCAGAAGAAGGAATGGGAACTGGATCGACTGCGAGCGTTGCGTgaggaggaagagaggcgGATGAGGTTGGCCGATGACGACGAGAAACCCTTAACATTCGGCCGCGAGGATGCGCAGAATCAGGTTAATAATGCTAGTAATTCTAAGAAGTTAGTCAGTAAGAAACTGCCGGCAAATAgtagggggaggaggaggagaagctCGCGTAGGAACAATAGTAAAAGTGCTCAGGAGTCGGAAAGTGAAAGCGAGAGCACAACGGAATCGGAGTCAGAGTCGCAAGAGGATGCTGTGGAAGACAGCCTTGATGAGGAATCAAGTCACACGGAGAGTCAGAGTCAAGGGGACGAGGAcgatgaggaggaggaggacgaagCGAACGATTCCGAACGTGGAGGATACCCTAAGCGTAAGAACCGCTCTAACAAATCGTTCAACCAGAATCACTTTGATCTAAACAGTCCCCGTACAAGATCCAGAGGAAACGTGAAGATAAATCTGTGGACGTTGGATGTAAGTCCGATTTTGCCGGGCATAAAGCCAAAGTGTCGTGGCAGAGCGAGCAATATGAGAAAGCAGAGAGAGTTGGAGATGAGAATGAAGGCGGAAGAAAGCTTCGCGTTGCCTCTGCCACCGTCTTCAAGTCCGAAGAAGCTGAACGCTAGTGGAAGATCGGATGACGAGTACAGAGCCGCGAATCCGAAAGAAGATACAGATTTGAAACGCATCGAAGCGAACAGCAAGCTCTCGTCTAGCAGAAGCTCAACCGAGAGCGTCGAGGATCGTAAGACCATTGTGAATCATTGCGATGCCGCGTCTTCGTCGAGAACGAACAATAAAATGGATGCACAGAAGGATAAAGATGATTTTAGTTACGTTTCAAATTCTTCGGAGGCAGAATCATGTGCTCAGTTGGATGAATCTGTATCAAGTGGTCACCAGGAAGAATTTTCGGACGAAAAAGTCGATGACGAAGAGACACAGGATCGAATCAACTTCACTGGATACGAGTCAGCTGAGCAAAGTAACTGCGCGGACGGAGCAGATTCCAGCGGGGAAGTTGAGAATCCTGATACCAGTCTTCTGTCACAGGCTGAGGTCACATGCTCGTCCGCTGCGGAGTCGGGTACATTGAAGATGATATCGGATTCTGATTTAACCCAGGAGATAAACGTTTCAGAAAGTTTAATAACCGCGCCCTTCAAGAGCAGCACGATCCTTCAGGAAGCAAACGAAACCACTACGAAGTCGTCGAcggataaattaattagtttgaCTTTGGAGAATCCTGTCATCAGCGAAGCGGACCAGGATTCAACAAAGAAACTAGAGTTAGAAAGCAATATCGCTGATGAGAATAACAGCGATAAGAGAGCAGAAAGTCCTGTTGAATCGAACGAGCGATCCAATGAAAGTACAGTCTCTGACGTAAAGGACGAGTCCGTCAATGATAACGTGTATACATCTGTGATAGAAACAAGCTCTAGTCAGAACATCGGTagcgaagaagaggaagagaaagaagaaagccGTACTAAATTCAACGAGGAAGGAACGGGAAGCGACGAGAATAAACAGACACAATCTTCTGTGGATGTCTCTGAATCGGGCGACACGGTTGAATCTGATTCTTCCTTAGAAATCAAGCTCAAGTCTCGTAAAACTGAAACAGTGTCCTATGGAGTGACAACGAGAAGTGGAAAGATAAACTTTACAGTTGAGATCACTGAAAGCAAAGATGCGTTCAGTGAACCGGGCTACCCCGATTCGAACGTACCAAAGCACAAtcaagaaaacgaaaattcgAATATCAGTAAAAAGGAAGCGAGCAAGGTAGCCCCGATAAAAAGGCCGGACACGCCGAGACCCTTGGAGCAAGGTAGGATCACAAGATCTAGTGCCGGACGTTCGTTAACGCCGCCGCCGAGCAACAGTCCCTCAAAATCGGCCCCGAGAAGACATCAACCAGACATTCCACTAACCGAGGGCTCTAAGTTATCTCCCAGGCCAGTAACAAGGTCTTCGTCAAATGTAAATTCTCCGGTAAGAAACGAGGAACAGAATGTTTCCTCTTACGAAAAGCCAACCACAAGAAGTTCGAAGTCTTTGGACAACGGGTTCCTATGCCCCGCACCATCGGAGATGAAGGACACTGGTAGTCCTACTGCGAAGCCTAAGAAAACTCTAACCGAGGTCGTCGCACCTGTAAATACGAGTACCCTAAGAAAACGGCCAGACACACCGGTTCCCACATTCGAGCAGGTGTCGAGGGTCACGCGATCGGGCCTCAACTTTACATTAAATTCGGGAAAGTCATCCAGTCCTAACCACGTGGCTGCTCCTTTGAAAAGCAACAAGCACATCCGGAAGACAGACACAGAGGCGAAAGCGCAGGAGTTTCTGTCACCGACAAAGACACTCGCTGACACCCTCAGTACGGACTCGAATGGCAATGCGGTCGCTTCTGAGGAGTTTGGGAAGCAGGACGATTCAGGATTTACGGAAATAAACGAGAAGCCGCAACGGACGGCTAAGGTGGTCGCAATCCTGACATTGGACACCAGGAGCAATCACAGTAGCAAGGCTTCGAGTTCCGTGAAGACGAACTCTACTGACAATAAGAGCCTCGGTAAGAAGAACGACTCTACCACGTCGCCAGACAAGAACTGTCTTCTAAGGATCTCCGATGTTACGTCGAATTGCAAACTTGACGGCTGGTGCGGCACCGGGCTAGATAATGCTCCCGCAGTTCTCACAAGCGTGGCTAGTACTTACGCTTCTGGCAAGACAGGCAAAGCAACAGTGAGTAAGGCCGGGTCCCCGTTGAACTCCAAACTGAAGACAGAGAAAATACTGCCCGTGATTGCGCTGGTCGATTTAGACAACGATTCCAGTTACGATTCGTCGGACGGGTCTAAGAGATTGCGTCGGAAGATCAAAAGGAACCGCCTGACCTCATTCTCCAAGCCCCTGAGTGGTAAAGTGGAAGTAGAGGATAAGTTGGACGAGCAGGAGGAACAGATCCCACCGACTAAGAAGTCGATACGCTCTCAGCTCTCGCCTTCTTCGtcctcttctcctcctcctacgTCGCAGACGGCGCAGTTGGGAAAGATCACCAGCGGCACCGTGTCTTGA